ATAAGGAGATCGTCAAAGGCTCCGCGAAGGTACGCGTGACCTCGCTGCCTGGCCGGCACGCACCAGCGTTCACCTGGCGCTTCCTGCCGCCTGTCATGGGCACCATGCTGGAATTCGGGCCTGCCGACGGCCCGCCGCAGCGGCGGCTCTACGTCTCCGGCGACACATTGCTCGTGCAGGAACTGCATCAGATCCCGGCACGATTCGACACGATCGACGCAGGCATACTGCACCTCGGCGGCACCAGACTGCCGGCGGGCCCGCGACTTCCTTTCGGGCTGACTGTCACCATGGACGGCCGGCAAGGCACCGGGCTGGTCGACCTACTCGACCTGCCCCGCGCGATTCCGGTGCACTACGACGACTACACCGTCTTCGCCTCGCCGCTCAGCGAGTTCCACGCCCACATGCGGCGGCGCGGCTGGGGCGACCGCGTCGTCGAGCTTCCCCGCGGTCACACCGTGGTGCTGTAGCGCGAGCGGCTGTGACGGCGGCCGGTGAGGCTTTATCGCGCTTGGTCGGTCCGCCCACCCGATCACCGCGGATGCCGGGTTCACCCCACAGCGCGGCGGGTATCGCGACGTCATGAATATTCCTCGGATGCTGCGGACGGTCGAGGCGGCCGACCGGCTCGACCAACCCGCCGAGAGGCTCGCCACGTCGATACGCCGGGTTTTCGGACAAGGCCGTGTCGCCGACTGGGTACGCGGCTCCCAGCTGGGCCACCCTGTTCACCCGATCCTGGTCACCCTGCCGATCGGCGCTTGGTCCAGCGCCGCCGCGCTGCGCATCGCCGGACAGAACGACGCGGCGCGCAGACTCGTGTTGATCGGCCTGCTGGCCACCCCTGCGACAGTCGCCGCCGGACTGGCGGACTTCCGCGACCTCGACATCTACCAGCGGCGCGTCGGCCTCGTGCATGCTGCGGCGAATGGTGTTGCGGCCCTGTTGTTCTCCGCCGCCTATTTGACCAGGGGCGAGTTCACGGCCACTGTCTTCGGCGCGGCGGGCCTGGCGGCGATGGGTGCCGGTGGTGCGCTCGGCGGTCACCTGTCCTACGCGCTCGGTGCCGGGGTCCACCGATGGCAGGATGAGCCCGCACCGCTCGAAGTCTCCCCGGCCTCCGTTTCCTGACCAGACATCAGACGTGCCGAGTCAGGGCGATCAGCTCGACAGGATGCGCTTCCGTGCTCGCCCGATGCTGTATCCGATGTGATCGCATAAGGGGTCGCGCCGGTGCACGTGCTCGACACCGAAGCCGGAGCCGTCACTGGGCGTCAGACACGCGTCGATGCCGGATCCTCACGGGGTGAGCTTGCCGGGGCTGGTCCAGCGGGCGAGGAGGACGGTGGCGTCGTCCTGCAGGGTTCCGTGTTGATGGGTGAGGACGGCGTTGATCAGTCGGCGTGCGGTCTCGGGTGGTGGGTAACCGGCTGCGGCTTCGCGGTGCAGGAAGTCGGTGAGGCGTTCTTCGCCGAAGAACGCGCCTTCGGAGTCGCGGGCCTCGGTGATGCCGTCGGTGTAGAGGATGAGCCAGTCCTCTGGTTGCAGTACTTCTTCGGCGACGGTGAGCTCACCGTCGCCGAGGCCCAGCGGTAGTCGGTGTCCGCCGGTGAGGGGTTTGACGATTCTGCCGCCGCGCATGATCATCGGTTCGGGGTGGCCGGCGTTGATGTAGCGCAGTCGGCCGGTGGGCATGTGCAGTTCGGCAAGGACCGCGGTGGCGAACTTCCCGTGTCCGAATTGGTCGGCGATGGTCTGGTCGATGACGCGGGCTTGTTCGAACAATCCGTGGCCGGCGTGGCGCGCGCTGCGGTAGGCGGCCAGCGCCGTCGCCGCGATGAGGCCGCTGGCCGGGTCGTGGCCGACCGCGTCGAGAACGATGAGTTGCGCGGTGGTGTCGGACAGCGCGTAGTCGAAGGCGTCGCCGTTGAGGTCGTGACGTGGCTCCACGACGCCGCTGATCACGAAGTTGTCCACGCCGCCGGTCAACGGAGGCAGCATCGACCAGATCAACTCGGCGTTGGGCGTGCGGGGCGTGGTCAACCGGACTCGGTCCAGAGCGTCCCCGAACCCGGTCATCGCCGTGACCAAGTGACCGAGCAGCCGTGACATCCAGCGGCATTGCACCCGAAGTCCGGGGTCATACAGGTCCTCGGGGTCATCGACCTGGACGTCGAGGACGCCGAGGCGTTCGCTTCCATCGAGCAACGGCACCCACAATCGGGGCCGGTCGGCTACGTGCGAAGGTAGTGTCTGCACGAGGCGGAATGCGCGGCCCGGCAGAGTCGTATCGACATCCAGGGCCTCGTCCGGGGCTGCGTGCTCCCACACACGGGACGGCGAACGGATGGGATGCAGATAACTCTCCTCGTAGTCGACCAGGTACATGGCGATACGCACGCCGAGGGCGTCGCCGGCGGCTGCCGCGATGGCAGGTAGCCGCTCGGGCGCCGCATTGTGGGCGCCGTCGAGAAGGGCCACCAGTCCCGCCAAGGGAGCGCTGCTGGCTTCGGTGTCCCGGATGGTGCGGCTGTAGGTGGCGCGTTTGGTCCAGGCGAGTTGGTCGAGGCGTTCGTTGACGGCATGGGCGAGGATGTCGCGGTCGCGTGTGGGAAGTTCGCCGAGCCCGTGCACATAGGCGTCGATCTCGAGGCAGCCGGCGTCTCCGCCCATGGTGAAGTAGCTCATCCACAGTTCTTCGAGGTTCAGCTCGGCGCCCTTCAAGGCGAGGACCAGGCTGCGCTGCTGTTCGTGGGAGCGGTCACTGCCGTGTTCTGTGCCTTGTTGGGTGGCGGACTCGTCGTTCATAGCGACCACCATGTCTGGGAGACGGTGTCAGCTGTCGGCACAGCGGTTGCCGATCAGCGCCGATGACGGACGGTGGACATGGCCAGGCGTTCGGCGACGCGCCGCACGGTGCTGCCTTGCCGACGAGCGGTGTGCGCGAGGATCAGGAACGCCGCCCGCTCATCGACCCCGTCACGGGCCATGATGATGCCCTTGGCCAGCGTAGTCACCTCACGGCCACGCAGGCTGTCCGCGATCCGCCCGGTGACCCGCTCCGCGTCCTCCGCGGCTCGCATTCCGGCCAGCAGCATCGCCGCCTGGGACGAGAACATCGAGAGCAGATGCTCCTCCCGCTCGGTATAGGCGCCGGGTTGCGCGGCGTAAACCTTGATCGCGCCCAGCGCCCTCGTGCCCGCGACCAGAGGCGCACTCAACGACGAGAGCAACCCCAACTCCGTCGCTGGCCCCGACCACATGGGCCAACGCTCGTCGGACGCCAGATCGTCGACGCGCACCACCACTCGATCCGCCCACGCGGTCAGACAAGGTCCCGCGCCCAGCTGGTACTGGATATCGTCGGCCCGCTCGACCACCGCGTCGGTAGCCGCCGTGGTGGTGCGATGACCTTCGCTGTTCAACAAGGTGATCCCGGCACCCACGGTATGGGGAACCATCTCCACCGACAGAGAAGTAACCATCTCCAGTGCCGTGCTCACCGTCTCCGCAGACAAGAACAGACCCGACATACGCGCGAACGCTGCAACGATCCGATCCGCGGCGACATCCGGGTCCACAACGTCCTCGACGGACGAGGCATCAGCAGACGAGGGAACATCAGACGACATTCGTCGACACCTCCTACCCCTCCGCATCAGCCCCAGCGCGCCGCACCGCTTCGACATCACTGGATCACGCGATGATTCGACGTGCGGCAACCGTTGTCGCTGTTTCGAGTCAGCCTCACCATTGCGGCAACCTGAGTCCGATCCGAAGGCACTGCAACGTGTGCGACAACTAGTCGACCATCATCGACTGATGGTGACCAGGTCCGAATTGTCGCCAGCACAGCATCTATGACAACGCTTCGATCGCCACCGGCGCTCGTGTTTGTCAGCGCTCTTCGAAAATCCGGCCACCGGCGCTCTTTGAAAATCGGCCACCCATCCACGATCGGAAGGGTGATCTCAGTGCAGGAATGGGCGCAGATCAGGTATCTCCATGCGAGTGAGGGCCTGTCGATGCGGGCGATCGCGTCCCGGTTGGGCATCTCGCGGGACACGGTGTCGAGGGCGATTGCCTCGGAGTCGCCGCCGCGATACCAGCGGGTGTCGGGTCCCTCGGCGTTCGACGAGTTCGAGCCGCTGGTGCGGGAGCTGCTGGCGCAGTTCCCGGCGATGCCGGCGTCGGTGATCGCCGAGCGGGTGGGCTGGGCGGGGTCACCGTCGTGGTTCCGTAAGAAAGTCGCGGCCCTGCGGCCGCAGTACGCACCGAAGGATCCGGCGGACCGGCTGGAGTATCGGCCCGGGGATCAGGCGCAGTGCGATCTGTGGTTCCCACCGACACCGATCCCGTTGGGCGCCGGGCAGGTCGGGACACCCCCGGTGCTGGTGATGGTGGCTTCGTTCTCGAGGTTCATCACTGCGATGATGATTCCGACCCGGACCACCGCGGATCTGCTGGCCGGGATGTGGTCGCTGCTGTCGGGGCAGTTGGGGAAAGTCCCGCGCAGGCTGTTGTGGGACAACGAATCAGGGATCGGCAAGGGCGGACACCTGGCCGTTGGGGTGGTGGCGTTCACCGGGATGCTGGCCACCCGCATCGTCCAGTGCAAGCCGTTCGACCCGGAGTCCAAGGGCATCGTCGAACGCGTGAACGGCTATCTCGAGACCTCGTTCCTGCCCGGCCGGTCGTTCAGTTCACCAGGAGATTTCAACACCCAGCTCGCCGAGTGGCTGCCGATCGCCAACGCTCGACACGTCCGGCGCATCGCGGGTTCCCCAGCGGAGCTGGTCGGCATCGACCGGGCCGCGATGACGACACTGCCGCCGATCGCCCCGGCGGTCGGGTTCACCAGCCGCGCGAGGCTGCCGCGTGACTACTACCTGCGTGTCTTGGGCAACGACTACTCGATCGACCCGACGGTGATCGGACGGTTTATCGACATTCGTGCCGATCTGGATACCGTCACCGCCCGCTGCGACGGGCTGCTGGTGGCCACCCACCGCAGAGCCTGGTCGAAAGCGGTCACCATCACCGACCCCACCCATGTCCACACCGCTGCGCAATTGCGGGAAGCATTCGGACACAAACAATCTCGGACCGTCAGCGTCGATGACGGCGGGTTGGTGCGTAACCTCGCGGACTACGACACCTGTTTCGGCGTCGACTTCGGCGGCGAGGGTGTCGCGTGATGGCCGCACCCGCCGATACCGCCAAGCAGATCGAGTACTACGCCAACGCGTTGAAGGCCCCCCGCATCCGCGACAGCGCCGCCCGCCTGGCCGACCAAGCCCGCGACGCCGGCTGGACGCATGAGGAATACCTCGCCGCGGTCCTGTCCCGCGAAGTGGCATCCCGAGAGTCCTCCGGCGCCGAAATCCGGATCCGCGCAGCAGGATTCCCCGCCCGCAAAGCGATCGAGGAATTCAACTTCGACCACCAGCCCGCCCTCAAGCGCGACACCATCGCACATCTGGGCACCGGCCAGTTCATCACCAAAGCCCAGAACGTGGTGCTACTCGGGCCACCGGGAACCGGCAAAACCCACCTGTCGATCGGGCTGGGTATCGCCGCCGCCCACCACGGCCACCGCGTCCTGTTCGCCACCGCCGTCGAATGGGTCACCCGCCTACAAACCGCCCACCAGCACGGCCGCCTCGCCGCCGAACTGGCCAAACTCCGCCGCTACGGACTACTGATCGTCGACGAGGTCGGATACATCCCCTTCGAACAAGACGCAGCGAACCTGTTCTTCCAACTGGTCTCCAGCCGCTACGAACACGCCTCGCTGATCCTGACCTCGAACCTGCCGTTCTCCCGCTGGGGCGACGTGTTCTCCGACCACGTCGTTGCCGCGGCGATGATCGACCGAATCGTCCACCACGCCGACGTCCTGACCTTGAAAGGAAACAGCTACCGACTCCGCAACACCGAAATCGACACACTCCCGTCCATGCGGACAGACAACACGGCAGACTAAACAACCACCAAGTGGCCGATCTTCAACGAGCGCCACCGGCCTACATTTCGAAGAGCGTCGACAGTGTTCATGCCGATCGGTCTCCTATCCGGCATCTCGATCATAGTGCACCTATCGGAATTTGCCGTGTGTTCGCCGGGAGGCTGGGGTGCTGTCGCAGCACCGGCAGGGCGCGCGTTCTCTCAGTGATGTTTCCAGTCGATGAACCCGGGTAGCCGCCACCAATCGGAGTGCGACGACGACCATCGAGGAGTGGGATGTTCATTCACAACAAGGACCTGCAGTTCGAGGTACGGGTGGACCGGCCGGATCCGCGGTTCGCGACCCTGCTGCAAGAGCAGTTCGGCGGAGCCAACGGCGAGCTCAAGGCCGCGATGCAGTACTTCACTCAGGCGTTCGTGCTGCGCCGCAAGAATCCGAAGATGTACGACTTGTTCATGGACATCGCCACCGAGGAGCTCAGTCACCTCGAGATCGTCGGCTCCATGATCACGATGCTGCTGGACGGGCTCAACGACGATCTGAAGCAGGCCAACCAGCGGTGTGACTGGATGCCGCTGGTCGGCAACTCGGCCGGCCGCGAGCAAGTCATCCACCAAGTCGCGGTGAACCCGTTGTATTTCGCCCTGACCGGCGGCGGCCCGGACGTCAAGGATTCGGCGGGCGTGCCGTGGCAGGGCTCGTTCGTCAATGCCAACGGTGAGCCCTCGGTGGATCTGCGCAGTAATCTCGCGGCGGAGTCGCGAGCGAAGATCGTCTACGAATACCTCAAGCAGTTCACCGACGACCCGGGCGTGCAGGACACACTGTCGTTCTTGATGACTCGCGAGGTCGCGCATTTCCAGCAGTTCACCGCGGCGCTCAACGAGCTGCCGGTCAACTTCCCGCCCGGAACGCTGCCCGGTGACGATCGGTTCCAGAACGTCGCGTTCAACATGTCCAATGGTGCGGCCAGCGCCCGCGGCCCCTGGAACGAAGGGCAAGGGCCTTGGCCGGAGGGCATGCAGTGGCGTTATGTCGACAACCCGGTCACCGATTGGCTCGGCTCCGACGAGCGAGCCAACCACGGCGCCGAGGAGAATCCGCAGGGCGAACCCGCGGTGCAGGGCACCAAGCCGTTCACCCACGAACAGCACATGCCCGGCTGACCATCGCCGGTGTCTTCCAGGCAACTCACACCGGAGGTGTACCGATGGATGCCTTGACCTTGCTGCGCAACGATCACGAGAGCGTGCTGGGAATGATCGAACAGTTCGAACGCGGGCGCGGTGATGGTGCGGCCGAGACTCGGGCGCGTTCGGATCTCGCGACGAGCCTGGTGATCGCCGCATCGCAGCACGAAGCGGTGGAAGAGCAATTCTTCTGGCCGGCGGTGCGGCAGGCGCTTCCCGACGGTGACGAGCTGGCCGATCGGGCTCTACAGCAGGAAGACCGCGCCAAGCGTCTGCTACAGCAGATCGAGGCTTCCGAAGCCGGATCAAGCGAGTTCGAGCAGGCACTCAGCGAGTTCATCGTCGTGGTCCGCGAGCACATCGAGTTCGAGCAGGATCAGGTGTGGCCCCTGTTCCGGCAGGCGTCCGACCGGGACACGATGGAGGAACTCGGGCAGAAGATGGCCACGGCGAAGAAGGTGGCCCCGACCCGACCACATCCGGATACGCCGTCGACTCCAGGTGCGCAAAAGACCGGCGGCTTGGTAGCAGCACTGACCGACAAAGCGCGTGACCTGCTCACCGGCAGGAGGTCACATCAGCCACCGGACCCACCGCCCACCTGAGCGCACACGTCGCTACATCGCTCGAGTGGCACACGCGGCGGACGGGAACTATTCCGGCGGTGGCGGGCCGTATCAGCTGCTCGCCACCGCCTTACGTGAAGGCGGCTGCCGTCGTGGTCATCGTGTGCGCACCTTCGACCGATCGCACCTGGGTGGCGTACTGCGTGCGCGATTGGGCACCCGGGCGGTGAATGACCACCGACCGTAGGAGACGGAAATGCGATCACTACGACGTCTGCTGGTGTCTGCGGCTTTGGCTACCGGGTTGGGATTGTGCGGTGCTCCCGGGAGCGGATATGCGGCGCCGGTCGCGCTGGCCGGACAGGACAGCACATATCTGATGGTGTCGCATCAGTCGCATATGGCGGAAATCCTCTCCGCTGCGCGCGCTGCACCGATGGGGGTATGTCCCCAGGTGCGGGAGATCGGCGCGATGCTGGTGTCCGATCACACGCGGCTGGACGCGATGGGGGCGGCGATCGCCCTGCCG
Above is a genomic segment from Nocardia sputorum containing:
- a CDS encoding MBL fold metallo-hydrolase — encoded protein: MDLSVTFIGNATTLIGFGELMLMTDPNFLHRGQHAYLGYGLVSKRLREPALRIDELPALDAIVLSHMHGDHWDRTAQRDLDHALPILTTPHAATRLHRRGFSAATPLRTWEDKEIVKGSAKVRVTSLPGRHAPAFTWRFLPPVMGTMLEFGPADGPPQRRLYVSGDTLLVQELHQIPARFDTIDAGILHLGGTRLPAGPRLPFGLTVTMDGRQGTGLVDLLDLPRAIPVHYDDYTVFASPLSEFHAHMRRRGWGDRVVELPRGHTVVL
- a CDS encoding DUF2231 domain-containing protein gives rise to the protein MNIPRMLRTVEAADRLDQPAERLATSIRRVFGQGRVADWVRGSQLGHPVHPILVTLPIGAWSSAAALRIAGQNDAARRLVLIGLLATPATVAAGLADFRDLDIYQRRVGLVHAAANGVAALLFSAAYLTRGEFTATVFGAAGLAAMGAGGALGGHLSYALGAGVHRWQDEPAPLEVSPASVS
- a CDS encoding PP2C family protein-serine/threonine phosphatase: MNDESATQQGTEHGSDRSHEQQRSLVLALKGAELNLEELWMSYFTMGGDAGCLEIDAYVHGLGELPTRDRDILAHAVNERLDQLAWTKRATYSRTIRDTEASSAPLAGLVALLDGAHNAAPERLPAIAAAAGDALGVRIAMYLVDYEESYLHPIRSPSRVWEHAAPDEALDVDTTLPGRAFRLVQTLPSHVADRPRLWVPLLDGSERLGVLDVQVDDPEDLYDPGLRVQCRWMSRLLGHLVTAMTGFGDALDRVRLTTPRTPNAELIWSMLPPLTGGVDNFVISGVVEPRHDLNGDAFDYALSDTTAQLIVLDAVGHDPASGLIAATALAAYRSARHAGHGLFEQARVIDQTIADQFGHGKFATAVLAELHMPTGRLRYINAGHPEPMIMRGGRIVKPLTGGHRLPLGLGDGELTVAEEVLQPEDWLILYTDGITEARDSEGAFFGEERLTDFLHREAAAGYPPPETARRLINAVLTHQHGTLQDDATVLLARWTSPGKLTP
- a CDS encoding GAF and ANTAR domain-containing protein, whose protein sequence is MSSDVPSSADASSVEDVVDPDVAADRIVAAFARMSGLFLSAETVSTALEMVTSLSVEMVPHTVGAGITLLNSEGHRTTTAATDAVVERADDIQYQLGAGPCLTAWADRVVVRVDDLASDERWPMWSGPATELGLLSSLSAPLVAGTRALGAIKVYAAQPGAYTEREEHLLSMFSSQAAMLLAGMRAAEDAERVTGRIADSLRGREVTTLAKGIIMARDGVDERAAFLILAHTARRQGSTVRRVAERLAMSTVRHRR
- the istA gene encoding IS21 family transposase, with translation MQEWAQIRYLHASEGLSMRAIASRLGISRDTVSRAIASESPPRYQRVSGPSAFDEFEPLVRELLAQFPAMPASVIAERVGWAGSPSWFRKKVAALRPQYAPKDPADRLEYRPGDQAQCDLWFPPTPIPLGAGQVGTPPVLVMVASFSRFITAMMIPTRTTADLLAGMWSLLSGQLGKVPRRLLWDNESGIGKGGHLAVGVVAFTGMLATRIVQCKPFDPESKGIVERVNGYLETSFLPGRSFSSPGDFNTQLAEWLPIANARHVRRIAGSPAELVGIDRAAMTTLPPIAPAVGFTSRARLPRDYYLRVLGNDYSIDPTVIGRFIDIRADLDTVTARCDGLLVATHRRAWSKAVTITDPTHVHTAAQLREAFGHKQSRTVSVDDGGLVRNLADYDTCFGVDFGGEGVA
- the istB gene encoding IS21-like element helper ATPase IstB — protein: MAAPADTAKQIEYYANALKAPRIRDSAARLADQARDAGWTHEEYLAAVLSREVASRESSGAEIRIRAAGFPARKAIEEFNFDHQPALKRDTIAHLGTGQFITKAQNVVLLGPPGTGKTHLSIGLGIAAAHHGHRVLFATAVEWVTRLQTAHQHGRLAAELAKLRRYGLLIVDEVGYIPFEQDAANLFFQLVSSRYEHASLILTSNLPFSRWGDVFSDHVVAAAMIDRIVHHADVLTLKGNSYRLRNTEIDTLPSMRTDNTAD
- a CDS encoding manganese catalase family protein, yielding MFIHNKDLQFEVRVDRPDPRFATLLQEQFGGANGELKAAMQYFTQAFVLRRKNPKMYDLFMDIATEELSHLEIVGSMITMLLDGLNDDLKQANQRCDWMPLVGNSAGREQVIHQVAVNPLYFALTGGGPDVKDSAGVPWQGSFVNANGEPSVDLRSNLAAESRAKIVYEYLKQFTDDPGVQDTLSFLMTREVAHFQQFTAALNELPVNFPPGTLPGDDRFQNVAFNMSNGAASARGPWNEGQGPWPEGMQWRYVDNPVTDWLGSDERANHGAEENPQGEPAVQGTKPFTHEQHMPG
- a CDS encoding hemerythrin domain-containing protein, which encodes MDALTLLRNDHESVLGMIEQFERGRGDGAAETRARSDLATSLVIAASQHEAVEEQFFWPAVRQALPDGDELADRALQQEDRAKRLLQQIEASEAGSSEFEQALSEFIVVVREHIEFEQDQVWPLFRQASDRDTMEELGQKMATAKKVAPTRPHPDTPSTPGAQKTGGLVAALTDKARDLLTGRRSHQPPDPPPT
- a CDS encoding DUF4142 domain-containing protein is translated as MRSLRRLLVSAALATGLGLCGAPGSGYAAPVALAGQDSTYLMVSHQSHMAEILSAARAAPMGVCPQVREIGAMLVSDHTRLDAMGAAIALPNGVMLPLTPDPDQTQQLLSTGMKMGRDFDLAWLTMQENFHIQALQAGALQQAAGSSEQVTTLARDAEPIIEHHLMMVRDALTRC